The segment AGTACGAAGGTCGAAATGGGAAACGATTTCCTTGAACTCAAAATGGGCGATTGCAAGGTCCTGATGGATTTGGGGAAATCGGAGACCGAGGCGATGCAGTCGATTGAGTTGAAGGTTGGCAGCAGCAGCGTCAAGGTCGATCAAATGGGGGTGGAAATCAAAGGGATGATGGTCAGTATTGAAGGAGACCTCATCACCGACATTAAGGGATTGGTCACGAAAGTCCAAGGAGAGGCCGTTCTGCAAGCAAAGGGTGGCGTCACGATGATCAATTGAAACGGATGAGGTGTTTTGACGAGACCGTCTCCGACAGGTGACATCACATGGAGCAACGAGAGAGTGACATGACGATTACACTAGAAGTCGTGAAGGGACCAGGAGCGGGCAGGAAGATCTTTCTGCAATCCGGTGGACAAACCACCGTCGGTCGTACCGACGAGGCTGACTACAGCTTCGCTAACAATGAAGAGATGTCGGGGCGTCACTTTGCGGTGGTTTGCCAATGGCCTCACTGGTTTTTGGATGATTTGGACAGCAGCAACGGGACGATGCTCAACGGCGAACGAATCACGCACGCCGAGCTAAAGCACGGCGACGAAGTTGCGGCGGGCCAGAACGTCTTTCATGTCATCCTCAGCGGGCAGGATAGCCGGATCCACACCACCATGGACGTGGAAGCGTCCTCGGAGGGTGAAGCTGCGATTGAGGTCTCTGACGCCAATTCGGAGCTCGAACCCATCATCGCGGTTCGCGATGAGCCAAGTGGGTTTGTCGCTGCGACAGCGAAACCGATCTGCGATCAGATGAAAGAACTGGACGAGGCCGCTGCGACATTGCTCCAGCCCGACCATTCACCGAAACAGTACCTCGAGGTACTCGAACAAAACGAGCAATTCACCGACGCCATCCGGTTTCTGGCCAACGCGTTGCCGAGACGCGATGCGGTCGCTTGGGCTGCCGATTGTATCGTCAAGGCAAACCAGGGCAAACTTGCTGACGCCGATGCGCGAGCCATGGAGGTGATCCAAGCTTGGGTGGCAGATCCCAGCGAAGCCAATCGGCGTGCAGCGCAAAGCGCGGCGGAGGCAGCGGAGCTCAAGACGCCTACGAGCTGGGCTGCAATGGGTGCGTTTTGGAGCGAGGGGAGCATGGGGCCACCGGAGGTACCGGCCATTCCGCCCGCCTCACACTTGACGGCGCACGCCGTTTCCAGTTCGGCGATCCTGGCCGCGGTCGAGAAAGAACCCGAGAAAGCGAGTGAGAAGTATCACGCGTTCATTCAGCTGGGAATCGAAAAAGGGAGTTAGGTGATGGGAATGCCAGCCGCACGCGTCGCGGACATGCATGTCTGCCCGATGGTTACGGGTGTGGTTCCACATGTCGGAGGGCCCATCCTGCCGCCAGGCGGAATTCCCGTGTTGATTGGCGGAATGCCTGCGGCTCGGGTGGGGGACATGGCCACTTGTGTCGGACCACCCGATGTCATTGTCTTGGGCTCCTTTACCGTTCTGATCTGCGGTCAACCAGCCGCGCGGCTCGGCGATCTGACCGCACATGGCGGAACGATTGTCATGGGCTACCCGACCGTCTTGATTGGTTGATGAAAGCGACGCGGGCAGGTCCATGGTCCTTCCGACTGGAAAGAAGCTGGCTCGCCGATGCCAGCTAAACCAAAAGAGCGGATTGATGCAGTTGATCAAGCACTTGATCAAGGATCGCCTTGCAAGCGGCGTTCACCTCGACCGAGCTGTTCCCTTCGACATTCGGGGCGAGCTTGCCTTCTTTCGCCAACTCAAAAACACATGCAACCAACTCCTGTTTCGTCTTGGTTCCATCGATCAATGGAACGATGGATCGGATCATCGGATCTGGGTTGAACATGATTGATCTTCCGAGTGTGCAGCGATTCAAGATGTCTTGGTTGCGTCTGGCAACCGGGTTGCGCGGACGATTGAAACACAGAGCCACAGAGGAACACAGAGCCGATTCTCCGTGCTGTCCTTGTGCCCTCCGTGTTCTCTGTGGTTTATCCTCTCTCCTTCGGACATTGGATAACGCGTCGGAGTGACCAGTCGCTAAGCCGTTTCGGTTATCGGTCGGGTCCCTGACTGCCTCCAGGTGGCCTGCTGCTGTAACCTTGGGGCGTTCCGCCAATGCTTGGAGGATGCGGTGAGGTTTGGTATGCTGCGGCTCGTGAAAACGAGCTCGGATTGGCCGAGTCAACGCAGGTACCAAGGACAGAACCCACGGGTGAACGCGTGCCGGAATCGGCCCCATGGCTCGCTTCGCTTGGCGACGTTTTCTCCCCACCGCGTTGCCCGAAATGTTCGGCCTCAAGGACCTCCGAATATTTTTCATACCCTCCGCTCAACCCGCTACCATCCGGAGATGCCCATGACACTACGACGCTTGGTGGTAGCTTTGGCGTTGTTTACGATGGCCATTGGCTTCCTAATGGCGATGGTAGTTGTACTGTGGTGGGAACGGCCTGCGGGCAGCACGCTCGTTAGAGCCGGGGGCGTGTTTTTTTTCGGCAACCTGACGGCTGCATCGACGTTAGCTGCTCTTTATGTCTTGGATACGCCGGCCGATCAAAAGGGCTTTGGCATTCGTAACCTCGC is part of the Novipirellula artificiosorum genome and harbors:
- a CDS encoding FHA domain-containing protein, whose product is MTITLEVVKGPGAGRKIFLQSGGQTTVGRTDEADYSFANNEEMSGRHFAVVCQWPHWFLDDLDSSNGTMLNGERITHAELKHGDEVAAGQNVFHVILSGQDSRIHTTMDVEASSEGEAAIEVSDANSELEPIIAVRDEPSGFVAATAKPICDQMKELDEAAATLLQPDHSPKQYLEVLEQNEQFTDAIRFLANALPRRDAVAWAADCIVKANQGKLADADARAMEVIQAWVADPSEANRRAAQSAAEAAELKTPTSWAAMGAFWSEGSMGPPEVPAIPPASHLTAHAVSSSAILAAVEKEPEKASEKYHAFIQLGIEKGS
- a CDS encoding PAAR domain-containing protein, which codes for MGMPAARVADMHVCPMVTGVVPHVGGPILPPGGIPVLIGGMPAARVGDMATCVGPPDVIVLGSFTVLICGQPAARLGDLTAHGGTIVMGYPTVLIG